The genomic interval TTCATCTAATGCGTTCATAACCATATAAGACCTAGCCGATTTTAAAAGACAACCTTCACGCAAAGAAACCTGTATTTCATAGGCTTGCATACCTTGTGCCCGAGCCTTTTGAATAATAGCTATTTCCGTATCACTAAGTACTAAGGAAGAAGCTTCAACTACACTTTTAACCTCCGCGTTTGTAACACTCGTCGGAACTGGTTCACCTTTCGCTAGCGCCTTAAGTTTAGTTATAAGTGGTTTACTGTCAACAGAACTTTCACTATTAGTAGCAACACTTTCAACTAATTGTTCCAATGTGTCTACACATTTAAAGATTGTATCAATAATATCATGACTAGCTTTTAATTGCCCTTTACGAAGCAAGTCCAAAATATTTTCCATCTCATGTGTTAATTCAGCAATCGTTGTAAAACCCATTGTCGCTGACATACCCTTGATTGTATGTGCACTACGAAATATTTCACTTAATACGGATAAATTATCAGGATCATTTTCCAAATCCAATACACAACTATTTAGAGTTTGCAAATGTTCGCGCGACTCTTCTAAAAACATTCCCATATATTGATTCGTATCCAAAATTTCCACCTCCATATTTATTTGACAAGAGATTTAATAATTTCTGCAGCAATCGATGAAAGAGGTACAACTTTATCAACTACACCTAATTCAATAGCGGACTTTGGCATACCAAAAACAACTGCTGTAGATTGATCTTCGGCTATAGTATATCCCTGTTGCTGTTTTATCGCTTGTATACCCTTCGCCCCATCATGACCCATTCCGGTAAGTATGACACCTACAGTTCGTCCTCCATAAATCTTTGCCACTGATTCCATCATTGGATCTACTGCTGGCCGGTGCCCTCCAATCGGAGGATCTTGATTCAATTTTACTACTTTGTTATTTCCTTCTCGCTCGACTGTCATGTGGTAATTACCAGGAGCAATGAAAACCATTCCTGGACGTATCACATCATTATGCTCAGCCTCTTTAACTGTCAAAGCGGATAAAGAATTTAAACGCTCAGATAGAGATTTCGTAAAGCCTGGTGGCATATGTTGTACGATCACAACCCCACAAGGCAGATTACCAGGTAACCTAGTAATAACTTCTTGTAACGCTCGCGGCCCACCCGTGGATGTGCCAATCGTTAAAATTTGTTCATTCTTTGATACCACAGGTGATAAAGCAAGATTAGTCATAGATGGTAGATTTACCTTATTTTTACTTAACTGAGGCATATTGGCTTTG from Pelosinus sp. IPA-1 carries:
- a CDS encoding chemotaxis response regulator protein-glutamate methylesterase produces the protein MIRILIVDDSAFMRKLLSDLFSNEPDFLVVDTARNGQDAVDKVKHFKPDVVTMDVEMPIMNGIQALEIIMREKPTPIVMLSSLTSAGADATLAALELGAVDFVAKTAGAISSIAGIGTEILSKCRAASKANMPQLSKNKVNLPSMTNLALSPVVSKNEQILTIGTSTGGPRALQEVITRLPGNLPCGVVIVQHMPPGFTKSLSERLNSLSALTVKEAEHNDVIRPGMVFIAPGNYHMTVEREGNNKVVKLNQDPPIGGHRPAVDPMMESVAKIYGGRTVGVILTGMGHDGAKGIQAIKQQQGYTIAEDQSTAVVFGMPKSAIELGVVDKVVPLSSIAAEIIKSLVK